GGAAATTGGGTTTAGTTATATATCAAAAGATCGCATCACATTACGCCGAGAAATACAAGAAAACCGGCCCAGAAAAATAAGATGAGATGGAGAAAAAGCCGATCCGAGCGAGCAAGGTGGTGTCACGTGCGGACGTCATAAATTAAATTCCCGTCGGCAAATTTTGAAAAAGAAGACTTAACAATCAAGCTAATTTTTTTGCCGACGTGGATATATCCGTCACCGTGTCTTCAGATACCCTCTTTTTTGAGTTGAAGACACGCAAAAGGCCAGTAGACTCAATACAGGTGGCAATCCGAGCTGGACATACGAACTACCCAGATCGAGGGATCAAATGACACGTGGCATTAATAAATGTTGACAAATGGGAATGTGTTGAACGAAATGGAATCAAGGGCTGACTAATTGGGCGGGCGTTACTTAAATAGTGGCGTCGTTTCTATATtactataaaaattcaaaaataaataaaagattttaAATAAATGTAATATTTTCGGTAACATAATTAATGCGTGTATATATAAAGGGAGCATTAGAAGAAGGGAAGGTAAAGACCAAGGCGGTGGTGCTTCATCTCTTTTATtctagaaacaaaagaaaaacaaggGAAAACAAGATTTTTGCAGAGTATTTGGCATTTGGGTCCTTGTTGTTTGATTCAAACCAGCCGTCTTCTTTCAAGATATATAAAGGGTTTGTATAGTTATTAGTCAAGTTTTCAATCTTTTTTGGGTTCTTCAAGAGACAGAAAATTAAGAAGAGGAAGAGAAAATATGGAGTGGCATGCTTGTCTTGATGAATATGAGAAGCTTGTGATAAGGATGAGTACTCCCAGGTTTGTAATCTTCGTTTCTTATGTATAAATCAGAGAAAATTTGTCACAAATCTATGTTTTTCTCACTTCtggttttaagttttttttttttttaatttgaacatACTGGTTAACAAAATCATCTCTGAACCCTAACGAGTAGGCACaaattttagtttaaattattattaCCAAAAACCTATGTacagattttctttttcttcatgtTTTCCGTTAACTCTTCCGATTTTCCGTGTACTTTTCAATAATAAATTAcatattaccaaatcaaatttgaaaattcaaaaaaaaaaaaagagtgtatTTCCCAGTGTTTGACCTTCTCCTGCCTTTTTATTGTGTTTTACAGAGTGGTCATTGACAATGCCGTTTGCCCCACTGCAACTCTTGTCAAGGTTAGCTTCTACGAGACCTCTCAAATATGAACACACCGCTCCAAATTTTTTACTTATCAGTCTCttgtttttcttttgatttttcaaGGCCTTTGacactttctttctttcttttctttgttgcTATGATTTTTCCAGGTTGACAGTGCTAGAAGACACGGGATTTTGCTAGACGCTGTTCAAGTTTTAACAGATCTGAACCTTTCAATTAAGAAGGCTTACATTTCATCTGATGGCCAATGGTTCATGGATGGTAAGCTCGCTTCCCCCCCCCtcccttttctttaatttttagacAAAGTTTTCCTGTTTCTGGGTGTTGCTAGAAAACCCTGTTTCTAACATTACCCTTTTTTGGGTTTGCAGTTTTCCATGTGACTGATTTAAACGGAAACAAATTAACTGACGAAAGCGTTATTAGTTACATCGAGCAGGTAATTTATTGCAGTTGATTAATGCCCTTTATACTATCTTAATTTCCTATAAAACTGATTTTTGTGTTGGTTTTTCTTCAATTACAGTCCCTTGAGACCACTGATCCTGATAGAAGCCATGAGTTTGATGGTTTAACTGCATTGGAATTGACTGGAACCGATAGAGTTGGTCTTTTATCGGAAGTATTTGCAGTTTTAGCTGATCTACAATGCAATGTGGTCGATGCTAAAGTATGGACTCACAATGGTCGAATCGCTTCTTTGATTTATGTGAAAGATTGCAATTCAGGGTCTCCAATCGAGGACTCGCAACAGATTGACAGAATCGAAGCACGTTTAAGGAATGTTTTGAAAGGTGACAATGATATTCGTAGCGCAAAGACTTCGGTTTCTATGGCTGTAACCCACACCGAAAGAAGGTTACATCAAATGATGTTTGCAGATCGTGACTATGATAGAAAGCCTATTTTGCAACATAAGGCAGATTTACCTGTGGTCACCGTGCAAAATTGGGTCGAAAGGGGTTATTCAGTTGTGAATGTTCAGTGCAAGGATCGAACcaagcttctctttgatgttgtTTGCACATTAACAGATATGCAATATGTTGTGTTTCATGCAACTATCAACACAACTGGGGATAAAGCATATCAGGAATTCTATATTAGGCACTCGGACGGAACCCCAATTAGCTCAGAACCTGAAAGACAACGCGTAATCCAATGCTTGCAAGCTGCAGTTGGAAGGAGAGCATATGAGGTAAATTCCTATTTCCAAGTCATTTCTCTATTTACAGTTGAGTCTTTATCTAATATTCAAAACAACTTATCCACTTCTTTCTTGTGATTTCAGGGTGTAAGGCTGGAGTTATGCACAGTAGATAGGCAGGCTCTATTAGCAGATGTGACCCGAACGTTTAGAGAGAACGGTCTTAACGTAACAAGAGCCGAAATATCAACCACGAGGGACGTGGCTCTAAACGTTTTCTACGTAACCGATGCAATCGGGAACCTAGCTGATCCAAAAACCATTGAAGCCGTAAGACAAAAGATAGGTTTGGGAAagttaaaggtaaaggaattgccATTGGTATATCAAGAAAAGGCAGAAAGGGAGGAGCAAGCAGTAGGAGTTGGTGGGACAGTGTTGTTATCACTTGGGAGCATAGTGAGAAGGAATCTCTACAATTTGGGGTTGATTAAATCTTACTCTTGAATGGTATTTTGAGAGATTCAAAGGTATATTGGGTTGGCAAATTGGAATTATTCTTTGCTTTCAGGTTTTGATTTGGCCTTTGTGTacatatgaaaaagaaaaagggtggaatttggtgatagttgttgttgttgttgttatagTTGGGGGGGTTGAATAGACATGATCACATTGTGGAAGATTGAGAGGCAGGCAATGCTTTGTTTGGGAGGGAAGAATTTGAATGGAAagtgaatgaaaagaaaaaaagaaaaacatgagAAAAGTTGAAAAAGATTGGGGGGTGGGGTTTGTGAATTTATTGCTGGCAGAGAGAAAAAGATGAATATTAGGTAGAAcaagaaatatatatatggtttatTATACAAAAAACATTTGTACATATATCTACTATTaggtattaattaattaaaatggtTGACttgattattttttaatatgttaTTTTGTCTAATATTTCTTCCTTGGTTCCATTTGTTTGAAGGAAGATTCTTGTGATCTTGGGAATTTTTTTAAGACTAAAGGTCTTACCTTCtagattaaaaagaaaagaatactTTGATTCCCACATTGCTTACATACATAGATTTTTACCCCTAGAGCATTGTTGGAATCAATCAAAGAGGAAAAACATGTGCAACTAATGTCAATGgggaataatttttttttttttattttgttaaaagaAGTCACAAgttgatatgtatttttatattaaaaaaccgATCTTGTTTGAAAAGTTAAATGAGCAAGTAAAAACATCAAAAAGTGGCGTGTGATGATTTTGATACCCTTACCTGATGGAAGACAAATGTGATGTGTCGTTGAGagtaccaaaaatatcctatttcctataaaatagtaaaaataatgaaaaagaacagtaaaggggaagtagggtcaaatcctcaaggaccggattatacgaatgcttgtttctcgaaatcctgggTAGAATCGTGCCCAACAAAACCTGCGTgacaaaggaaaaataaaaataatagaattaaatatttgatttggaaaaaataaaaaaatagaatctaaagttgactgaaattgtgattatgaaattaataaaaataataaagagagttaaaggaaaagaaattcttattggtagattccagcctccagttgtctcattccgccttagGTTCGATCTTTCGCTTTTAAATgacccttctcaactcaagtaagccagttatagtggaagaggacgcctacgaccaccagctccaaagattaaacttacgatttttagggaacctgactctagccagtaatctatgctagatcaacgcttcttaATGG
Above is a genomic segment from Gossypium arboreum isolate Shixiya-1 chromosome 8, ASM2569848v2, whole genome shotgun sequence containing:
- the LOC108468162 gene encoding ACT domain-containing protein ACR8-like, coding for MEWHACLDEYEKLVIRMSTPRVVIDNAVCPTATLVKVDSARRHGILLDAVQVLTDLNLSIKKAYISSDGQWFMDVFHVTDLNGNKLTDESVISYIEQSLETTDPDRSHEFDGLTALELTGTDRVGLLSEVFAVLADLQCNVVDAKVWTHNGRIASLIYVKDCNSGSPIEDSQQIDRIEARLRNVLKGDNDIRSAKTSVSMAVTHTERRLHQMMFADRDYDRKPILQHKADLPVVTVQNWVERGYSVVNVQCKDRTKLLFDVVCTLTDMQYVVFHATINTTGDKAYQEFYIRHSDGTPISSEPERQRVIQCLQAAVGRRAYEGVRLELCTVDRQALLADVTRTFRENGLNVTRAEISTTRDVALNVFYVTDAIGNLADPKTIEAVRQKIGLGKLKVKELPLVYQEKAEREEQAVGVGGTVLLSLGSIVRRNLYNLGLIKSYS